The Clostridia bacterium genomic sequence TTGCGTCTCCGAATGAGAAAAAGCGATATTCTTCTTTTACGGCCTCCTCATATGCACGCCGTATATTCTCAAGCGACGAAAAGGCGCTTACAAGCATCATTAGAGTGCTTTTCGGAAGATGAAAATTTGTTATCAGCGCATCAACCGCCTTGAATTTATACGGAGGATATATGAATATATCCGTTTCACGGCTCTGCGGAACTATTATCCCGTTCTCATCGGCGCATGATTCAAGCGTTCTTGCCGAGGTCGTGCCTACTGCAACGATCCTCCCGCCGTTCTTTCGCGCCTTGTTTATTTCATCGGCCGCCTCCTCGGTCAATTCAAACCATTCCGAATGCATCTTATGATCGAGTACATTTTCAACATTTACGGGACGAAACGTACCCACTCCCACATGAAGCGTAAGATCTACTGTTTTTATCCCTTTTTTGCTTATGCCTTCCAAAAGCTCTTTTGTAAAATGAAGACCGGCAGTCGGCGCTGCGGCAGAGCCTTCCACCTTGGAGTAGACGGTCTGATACCTCTCCCTGTCGTCAAGCTTTTCCTTTATATAAGGCGGCAGAGGCATTTCTCCCGTTTTATTTATCGCGGCTGCCGTGTCGCCGTTTTTTGCACATAAGCGCACAATGCGCCCTCCGTCGTCAGTTCTCTTTATTATTTCGGCGGTAAGCCCGCCCTCGTCAAACTCAATGATATTTCCTTCGTGCACACGTTTTCCCGGACGTATCAATACTTCCCACACGTCGCCTCCGTATGGCTTAAGCAAAAGCATTTCAACGCTTCCGCCGGTCCCCTGCTTCTTTCCGTACAGTCTTGCCGGTATAACGCGGGTATTGTTGAGCACAAGAACATCATTTGTGCAAAGATAATTCAGTATGTCATAAAAGTGTTCGTGTTTAAGCTCTCCCGTTAGCCTGTCCATGTGCATAAGCCTAGACGACTGCCTGTCTTTAAGCGGCGTCTGTGCAATAAGCCTTTCGGGAAGGTAATAATCAAAATCGCTGACTGTGTACGTCGGTATAAGTCTGTTCATTAAATATGCGCTCTTTTCCTCGTTATTTTAAAGTCTCAAGCGTCGTGCCCCTGAAATAATGCGTAAGTATCTGTTCAAAAGTATATCCCTGAAGCGCCATGCCTTTCGCGCCCTCCTGGCTCATGCCCACGTTATTTCCGAAGCCCGTGCCCGATATCGTATAAGTATCGCCGCTTCCGCCCGTTCTTGAAACAAAGCCGCTTCCGCTTTGCGTTACAACGCTTACGGTATCTTTGTTCATCTTTGAGACCTCGCCGCTTCCGCTTATAACAGACGCCGTGAACGCGCCGTCGGCTATATTGCTTGTCCCGCTTGAGCTTCTCGCATATACAGACGAGAACGAGCCGCCGCCCGAGCCCGTTATCGTAAATCGCTGCGAATGAACGTAGGGCGAAAGCTTGATGCGCACCGTTTCCTTGCTTATAGTTATCGAACGCCCTTCCGTATCCGTCGCGGTCACGGAATATACGTTGCCGGCGTCTGTAAACTTGCTTACATAAAAGCTCTCGATCTCGCCTATCGTATAGCCGCCGGCCACGAGCTTTGAACGCACTTCTTCTTTCGTAAGCGTCGTGGACCATCTGCCGTAAGCTGCATTATCCAGATCCTCGTACGGCGACTCGACCGCCGTAAGATACGGCACGGCGGCAAACCATACGTTTTCGGCGTTTTCGGTATATCCGCCGCTCGAAGCGTGATAATAAAGCTCCGCAAGCTTTCCTGCGTATGTAAGCACCATGCCGTCCGTCTGATCCACGGCCGCGTCGGAATTCGTTCCCGCTTTTGTCGTTCCGCCGTATACCTGGCAATGCGTACCGTCGCATACCATAAAGCCTTCGGATCTATGCTTGTTCATATTCTGATAAAGGTAATTCCTTGCGGCCACGGCCTGCGCCTTCAGCGCCTCCAGCGGCCAGCCGTTGCTCATCTCGTAAGGCACTACGCCCTTAAGATAATCCTGCACGGATACCAGATTTATAAGGTTCAACTTTCCGGAGGAATTGCGGTACATAAGAAAGCTGCCGTAATACTCCGTGCTGCCGTTCTTCATTTTTGGTTTCGTTCCGTAATTCGTCGGCGACAGGTAAAAGCAGTTTACGCCGCTTTGCTCAAGCTCAAATATCACTTTGCTTTGATTCATATCAATGACCGAAAAACCGTAAGACGCGCCGCCCGCGCCCGAAGCGCCTTCCCCCGACTGCGCGGCATATTCCGCCGCCGCGCCATTTGCATCGGAAAGCGACGAAAAGCTGCCGAAACGCACTCTGTACGCGCCCTCGACATATGCTACAAAGCCCGAAAGCGGAGCAGCCGCATTATACGCGGCGCTCTGCGACGCAAAAGTGCGGTCAAGCTGAACGTGATACGCACCTATGTCCGATCCCGATGAAAGCGAATTTCCGGATACAGCGTAGCTTTTATCGTTTGCGACCGATACGAAGCGCGCGCCGGATTCGTATAATATAACGGGATCGTCATTATTGTCGAGATAACCGAAACTCATACCTCCCGCATCGTATAATACATTATAGCTGTCCTTCGCTTCGCTGCCGTATATAATGCCCACTTTTGCCGTCATATTCTTATTGTAGTCAAGCGCAAAGGCCGAAGGCATGGCAAAAGTCAAAACGACCGCCAGACACAGTATAACGGATACGATCTTCTTCATTTATATATCGCCTCTTTTCATAAAAAACATCGAAAATACGATTTTTATAAAATTTTTATAAAGTAATTGACAGTTTAAAAAAACAATGCTACATTATATATTAATAGCATAATATATTTGATAGAGGTGCGTTTTTTATCAGTACTCGCGTACGGATACCGAAAGATCTTACGCCGCGACGAAAGGAAAAAACGCCGAAGGGGATGCTTTTTTCGGACGCATTGCCCTGGGTGTACGGTCAACAGCCGTGCAACTGTCATCGAAAACAGATGGAGAGCTATCAGCTTCTGGTTTAATGTCGTTTGCCGTATTTTTTTTGCGGTTTCATGCTTTACATTTTACTAGAAAGCCGCCGGTTTTTCAACCGGTTTTTTTATTATTAAATCTTAATTACGGCGGTAATTTGTGCCAATGTCCGAATTGCCGTTAAACAATTACGTTGGAGGGTCAATTATGAAAAAGTACAATGTAGCAGTTGTCGGCGCGACCGGCATGGTAGGAAGAACCTTTTTAAAGGTGCTTGAAGAGAAAAAGCTCCCCGTTGAGAATTATTATCTTTTCTCCTCTTACCGCTCGGCAGGCAAAAAAATCGAGTTCATGGGCAAGGAATACACGGCTATCGAGCTTACCGAAACTGCAATGGACGGTAAAGACATAGATATCGCGCTCTTCTCCGCAGGCGGCAGCACCAGCGAAAAATTCGCGCCCATCTTTGCGAAAAAAGGCGCGGTCGTTATCGACAACTCCTCTGCATGGCGCATGAACCCGGAGGTTCCGCTCGTAGTGCCGGAAGTAAATCCCGACGATCTGAAGTGGCACAAGGGCATTATCGCAAACCCCAACTGCTCGACCATTCAGGCTGTGGTTGCATTAAAGCCGCTCGATGAAAAATACGGCATAAAGCGCATCGTATATTCGACATACCAGGCAGTATCCGGCGCAGGTCTTGCCGGCTGGATGGACCTTGAAGAGGGACAGAAGGGCAATCCCCCCAAGAAGTTCGCTCACCCCATCTACAACAACTGCCTCCCCCACATCGACGTATTCTTAGACAACGGATACACGAAGGAAGAGGAAAAGATGATAAAGGAGACGAGAAAGATACTCGGCCGCCCCGACCTCAAGGTAACGGCTACGACCGTAAGAGTTCCCGTATTCAACAGCCATTCCGAATCCATCAACGTCGAGTTCGAGCGTCCCTTTGACCTTGCCGAATTAAAGGACGTCCTTGCAAAGGCTCCCGGCATAGTCGTTGAAGACGATCCCGCAAACAACGTATACCCGCTTGCTATAAACGCAACGGGACACGACGAAGTGTTCGTAGGAAGAATACGCCGCGACGAATCGGTAGAAAACGGCGTCAACATGTGGGTAGTTGCCGACAATATAAGAAAAGGCGCGGCAAGCAACGCCGTTCAGATAGCCGAGACCATGATAAACAACGGCATAATATAACATTTCGGCTCTCTTTCGTAAATCTTACTTAAATAAGGAGGAAGAATCATGAAAAAGACAATATTCAAGGGGGCAGGCGTCGCTATCGTCACTCCTTTTACCGATGACGGGATCAACTTTAAGGAATTGGGACGCCTTATCGACTTCAATGTTGAAAACGGCACCGACGCAATAATCATATGCGGCACCACCGGCGAAGCGGCAACGATGAACGACGAAGAGCATAAAGCTGCCATAAGCTTTGCGGTAGAACATACTAACAAGCGCATACCCGTTATCGCAGGCACGGGCTCGAACGATACGGCGTATTCCATTGAGCTTTCCAAGTTTGCCGAGAGCGCAGGCGCAGACGGTCTTCTCATGGTAACGCCTTATTACAACAAGACGACGCAGAAAGGACTCGTAAAGCATTTCATGCGTATCGCCGATTCCGTAAATACTCCGATAATCGTTTACAACGTGCCCAGCCGCACGGGACTCAACATTCAGCCCAAGACTTATCTTGAGCTTTCCAAGCATCCGAATATCGTAGCTACCAAGGAAGCGAATTCCAACATTTCCGAAATCGCCAACACGCGCCACTTATGCGGCGACGACTTGAACATGTATTCCGGCAACGACGATCAGATAGTGCCTATCCTCTCTTTGGGCGGCATCGGCGTTATCTCCGTTCTCTCTAACGTGATGCCCCGCGAGACGCACGATATCTGCCAACTTTTCTTTGACGGCAAGATAAAGGAAAGCGCACAGCTTCAGCTCAAGATGATGGACCTTATCGGCGCGCTCTTTTGCGAAACGAATCCCATCCCCGTAAAGACGGCTCTCGGTCTTATGGGATATAACGTAGGTCCGCTTCGCATGCCGCTTTGCGATATGGAAGGCGCTAACCTCGACAGATTAAAGACGGCGCTTAAAAACTGCGGTCTTATAAAGTAAAGGTCTTTAAAAGGGATGTGAAAATATGAGTAATGTTATAAGAATTCTCATGTCGGGCTGCAACGGAAAGATGGGCCGCGCGATCTCGCGTATGGCCGCTGCGGACGACAGCGTTGAGATAGTTGCAGGTCTTGATATAAACACGGCCGAGGAGTTCGGATATCCCGTTTTCAGCGATCCGGCGAAGGTCAATATTGACTGCGACGTTATAGTGGATTTTTCAAACCATGCCGCGCTTGAGGGGGTGCTCGAGCTTGCAAGAAGCAAAAAGGTCCCCGCCGTTATTGCAACGACCGGCCTTCTCAATACGCAGATAGAGCTTATGCACGAAAGCGCAAAATACGTGCCGATCTTCCACAGCGCAAATATGTCGCTCGGCGTAAATCTGCTTATCGATCTTGTAAAAAGAGTTGCGCGCGCACTGGGCAGCGATTTTGATATCGAGATAATCGAAAAGCACCACAACCAGAAGCTTGACGCTCCGAGCGGTACGGCGCTTGCCATTGCCGACGCGCTTAAAGAGGCGCGCGACTGCGAAACGCAGTACGTATATGAGCGTCAGTCGGTGCGCCGCAAAAGAGAAACGAGTGAGATAGGCATACATTCCATCCGTGGAGGCAATATCATCGGCGATCACGACGTGCTTTTCTGCGGACAAAACGAAACGATAACCGTATCCCACTCCGCCGCTTCGCGCGACGTTTTTGCGGCAGGCGCTTTAAGAGCGGCTAAGTTCATCGCAAAAAAGCCTGTCGGCCTTTACAGCATGAGCGACCTTATAAATGAATGATCCACGTCGAAAGGAGGCGTTCTTATGCTTGATATGGATAAGATTTTAACTGAACTTACAGGTGAAGAAGATATCACGTTGATAACGCTTCATAATATTCCTGCGGATATGAAGCTTATGTGCGATATATTCGACAGCTTTTCCCGCGAGCGCGTAGTTCTAGATATGATAAGCCAGACTGCTCCAACGGGCGGACATATAAGCATTTCATTTACTTTAAAGGACGACGATCTGCCCCGCGCGATAAAAATCATGAGCACTTTCAAGTCAAAGCTTCCCTCCCTTCGCAGCGACGTAAACCCCGGTAATGCAAAAATCGTATTTTTCGGCGAGCGCATGAAGGACAATTACGGTGTGGCAGCATACGTTATGCGCCTGTTTTCGGATAATCACATTATGCTAAAGCTTATAACTACATCCGATAACGACATCTCATGCCTGCTTTCCAAGGACGATTTTGAATATATCTATGACGTAGCTGCAAAGGCGCTGAAAATAAGCTGAAGATCCAAAACATAAAACCGTGCATCCCCCGTATGAGAGATGCACGGTTTTTTTATATCTGAATACTGTTCAAAGCTTCATGTTTCTTAAAATAAACGCACTCATCACTATCGCAATGATACAGCATACTCCGGCGCATACGAACGCCACTCTGTAGCCGCCGAGATAATCTATAATGAATCCCCACAGCGCCGCCCCTGCGCCGATGCCTATATCAAAAGAAGAGTAATAAGTCGCGTTCGCGCTGCCGCGCCTGTCTGCGGGCGCGTGCTTCACTACGAGCGCGTTTGCCGTCGGCAGCGCCGCTCCCACGCCTATGCCGTATATTACAGAACAGATTATAAGGTGGGTAAAGCTGTTCAAAAACGAAAGCGAGAACAGAGCAGCAGAAAATATCGCAAGACTCGGTATCATTATCATAAGCGTATGTACGCGGCCGAAAAGCCTGCTCGTCAAAACGCGCACGATCAGTATAACGACGGCGGTCGCCGTGTAGAACATGCCCGGATTATCTATCCCCAGTGATATCGCAAAGGACGGCATGAACGAAAGCACGCAGCTCATGCTCATTGCAAGCACCAAAACGACGAGCGACGGACGAAATACAGTTTTCTCAAATATTCTCCATATCAGCTTGACCTTCTTGCCCGACGCCTCCGTATCTGCGTTCCGTGGCTTATTATACTCCTCGGGATGCTCTCGCTTATACTCCTCAAATCGTATCCGCGCCTTCTTTTCGTAGTTTAAGGTCATGATTATCACAAGCGCCGAAATAAGCGCAAGGCCCGATACGGCAAACATGGGAGAATAGATACCGCCTGTCATAAGCGACAAAGCAAGCGCCGGACCTACCGACGTTGCCGCCGTGGCGGTAAGTCCGAAATAAGCGATACCCTCAGACAGTCTCTTCTCCGGCAACACGTCGGCTGCGATAGTTCCGTTTGCAGTCGATATGCAGGCGATGCCCACGCCCTGAAGCACACGAAAAGCCATTACAAGCATCACGTTCATCGAAAGTATGTACACGATAGTTCCCGAAAGAAAGACGAAAATACCCACGATGGTAACTATCTTTCTTCCCCTCGTGTCGATTATGCGCCCTACGAACGGTCTCGACGTCAGAGCCGCAAGCGTAAGAAGACCCGTCATTACTCCCGCCTGGCTCGGACTGCCGCCAAGCACGATAACGTAGTAAGGCAGCGTAGAGCCTATCATCTGCTGAGAAATGTTGCAAAGGGTCGCTATTATGAATATTCTTATAAAATCACTGTTCCAAAGCCGCTCGCTGACTTCTATGAACGCGCTCGGAACGCCTGTGGCCTTAGCCAAATAAAGTCCCCCAATACAGGAATAAATTTACATGAAAACTTCAAGCTTAAGGGCGGACGAAGCCGCCCTTTTTTCTTATTTCTTATTCCTTATTTCATTCTTGCGCTGCCCGTAAGTATTATAAGCGTTCTGTAGCCGTCGCCATCCTTTGCGCAGCTTACCGCAGTCTGCGTATAGTCCTTATCCTTCAGCTCAGACCACAGCGATTCGTCGTGCGTCGTGTTCTGTATAAGCCAGTTTGCATTGGTGTTCTTTACAAAGCATATCTCCTTTTCGGTAACGAAATATGCGACACCCAGACTTTCAAACATAGACTTTCTGTCGGCGCCGTAGGAAAGCGTATCGATATTATCGTTGCTCCAAGCGTTCAGTATCTGGCGCTCATATACCCTGTTATCGCACACCGTGGAAAGCTCCTCGCTCCACATAAGGCTGCGTTCGCCCTTCTGCACAAGCGTATCGTTCAAAGCTTTATATACGTCCTGTGCAAATCTTTCCTCGTCGATCTTAAAGCTGTCGGCAGTGACCGAAGCATCTATAGGACGTATCATGCCCGCGATCTTCGTCTTGATATCGGCGATCCTGAGAGGCGCCGCGTTCTTATATATCAAAGTAGCGTTATATGTATCTGCCCAGTTTACCGTATATCCCACAAGCTCTGCAACGTAACGCGCGGGAAGCAGCGTATTGCCTTTCGCGGAAAGCACGGGCGCAGCATCCATGCGATACGTTATCTCGTCCATATTGTTTACTATCCTGTATACCGCCGTATTGCCTATCTGATATTTCAGCTTAAAGCCGGGATCATCGTTTTTTGTAACAATGATCTGTTGTCCCTCGCTTATCCATTCCACAGAGCAGTTAAGCGATTCGGTAAGCACACGAAACGGCACCATCGTTCTTCCGTCAATGATCCTCGGCGCTTCCGGCAGCGCCGTCTCTTCGCCGTTTATATACGCCTTGTCATTGCCCGTTTGAAAAACAAGCTCTGCCGATGAAGATGCGTCTGCGGCGCCCGCCGGCATCACAGCAAAAGCGATGCACAAAGCTGCCGCGATCAATAAACTCAAAACTTTTCTTTTCATATTGCCCCCCCGTTTCAATTGATTGTTATCTTCATAAAGGTTTTTTTGCCTTTTTTGACTATTATAAATCCGTCTTTAAAATCGCTTTTGCCGACCGTTTTATCTATCGCCGTGACCTTTTCGTCGTTTACGGATATACCGCCCTGATTTACAAGACGTCTCGCCTCGCCCTTTGACGGTGCAAGCGAGGACAGAACAAGAAGGTCAAGTATGCCTATCTGTCCGTCTTTAAGCTGACCTTCGGAAAGCTCGAACGTAGGCATATTGTCGCTTACGCCGCCTGCGGCAAAAAGCGCTTTCGCCGCTTCCTCGGCTTTTTTCGCCTCTTCGGCGCCGTGGATAAGCTCGGTAAGCTCAAAAGCAAGCGTCTCCTTTGCTCGGTTTATATCCTTGCCCTCCAGCTTTGAAAGCTTCTCTATCTCGTCAAGCGGGAGGAACGTAAGCATCTTTAAGCATTTTATCACGTCTGCGTCGTCTACGTTGCGCCAGTACTGATAAAAGTCGTAAGGCGGCGTCTTTTCGGGATCGAGCCATACGGCGCCGTTCGCCGTCTTGCCCATCTTCTTACCTTCGGAGTTCTGAAGGAGCGTTATCGTCATGGCGTAAGCGTCCTTGCCCAGTTTTCTTCTTATAAGCTCAGTGCCGCCGAGCATATTGCTCCACTGGTCGTCTCCGCCGAACTGCATGTTGCAGCCGTATTTTTGGAACAGATAATAAAAGTCGTAAGACTGCATTATCATATAATTGAATTCAAGAAAAGAAAGGCCCTTCTCCATACGCTGTTTATAACATTCCGCTCTGAGCATATTGTTTACCGAGAAGCATGCGCCGACCTCCCTGAGAAGGTCTACATATTTCAGATCAAGAAGCCAATCGGCGTTGTTTACTGCTATTGCGGCATTTTCGCCCTCGAAGTTTATAAACTTTTTCATCTGCTCCTTAAAGCGCTCGCAGTTTTTCATTATAACGTCGTAAGACATCATCGCGCGCATATCCGTTCTGCCCGAGGGGTCTCCTACATGTCCCGTGCCTCCGCCGAGGAGCACTATCGGTTTGTTTCCCGCCATCTGAAGCCGCTTCATCAGGCAAAGCGCCATAAAGTGGCCCACATGAAGAGAATCGGCCGTCGGGTCAAAGCCTATATAAAAGATCGCCTTACCGTTATCGACAAGCTCTCTTATCTCCTTTTCATCGGTCACCTGTGCAATAAGTCCTCTGTCCTTTAATTCCTGAAAAATGCCCATTTTTTTAGATCCTCACTTTTTGGTTTTTGTTTTTCTTATATCCTCTTTCGTGCGCTCAGCCATACTTAGCATCTCCCGGGCATTGACTAAAGAAAGCGTTGTTATCTTATCAGTGCCCGTTATCCGCGCGATCTCGCTTGCGCGCTCAACGTCGGATAATTCTTTCACGGTCGTTCTTGTAGTTTTCCCGTCGGTGCTTTTTTCAATATAATAATGACTGTCGGCCATAAGCGCAAGCTGCGCCAAATGGGTCACGCACAATACTTGTTTATATCCCGATATCTCATACAGCGCATTTGCCACCTTCACGGCCGCGCGCCCGCTTATGCCCGCGTCTATCTCGTCAAACACGAGCGTGCCCGTGGGCTCGCTTTCAAAAAGCACGCTTATCATGGCAAGCATTATTCGTGACAATTCTCCTCCCGACGCTATCTTTGCAAGCGGTTTTAACGCTTCGCCGGGGTTGGGCGATATGAGAAACTCTAAAACATCGGCGCCGCTTTGAGTGAAATCACAAACATCTTCGGCCGTTTTTATATCCGCCTTGAATCTTACCTTCGCCATATCAAGATAAGTAAGCTTATCCGTTATCTCAGCTTCCAGCCGTTTCGCCGTTTTGCTGCGCAGAGCGGAAAGCTTTTGTGCCGAAGCGACAAGCTCCTTTCGCGCCTCATTAAGTTCCCCTTTCAAGCGCTCGCGCTTCGCATCGGCAAATACGATATCGTCAAGCTTATTTTTGCATTCTTCCAAAAATGCAAGAATATCTTCTATGCTGCCGGCATATTTTCTTTTAAGGCGCGATATCTCGTCCTGACGTGCTATGATATCGTCGATATCCTCGTCGGAAAAATCAAATTCATCTTTTTTCGAGGCTGCCGACATCGCTATATCCTCTATCTCAAGGCACACCGACTCAATGCGCTCGGCAAGTTTTTGTGTCTCCTCATCATCGCGTGCCAAAATCATAAGCTCGTTTTTCGCCTCATATGCGGCGTTATATGCGCTCACCGCGCCGTTCTCGCCGCCGTATAAGAGATCATATGCCGATTCTATCGCGGAAACAAACTTTTTCGCGTTGGAAAACTTTCGTTTCTGCGCCGCAAGCTGCTCGTCCTCTCCTGGCGTAAGCTCGGCCGCTTCTATTTCTTCAATACAGAATTTAAGATAGTCCACACGGCGCATTTTTTCATGCTCGTCCATATCCAAAGCGTTATACTCTTTTTCAAGCGCCTTATATTTTTTATATGTATCGAGATAATGAGCCGATACCGTTTTGTCCTTTGAAAATCGGTCTAAAAGCGTCAGATGGCGTTTTTCGTCAAGAAGGCTGCTTGCATCATGCTGACCGTGTATATTTATGATATACGGCATTATGCTTTTAAGTACCAAAAGCGTTGTCGGACGCGAATTTATGCGCACGCTGTTTTTCCCGTCGCCGAATATCTCTCTTTCAACCAAGATGCGCCCGTCTTCATCCGGGCTTATTCCCGCCTCAGCCATACGCTCGGCCGCACTTTCGGGCAGAGAGCCGATTATCGCGCTCACAAAGGCAGACTTCTTCCCCGTGCGTATAAGCTCTCTTGGTGTACGTCCGCCCAAAAGCATATTTATTGAATCTATTATTATTGATTTTCCTGCTCCCGTTTCTCCGGTAAGCACATTCATCCCGCCCGAAAAGTCGATATCGAGCGACTCTATCAGCGCGACATTCTCAATATGAATAGCATAGATCATTTCATTTTACTTTCTTTTTATTCTTTTAACCTTGCGGCCTGCTCTTTTGAAAACTTGACCGCGTCGTCATCGCTGCGAAAGACGACAAATATCGTATCGTCGCCTGCCAGCGTTCCAAGTATCTGCGAAATGTTCATTGAATCTATGGCGGCAGCCGCACCTGAAGCAAGACCGGTCAAAGTCTTTATCACCACCATATTTCCCGCGCAGTCGATATTTGTCACACATTCGCGAAATATCGCCTCAAGCTTTTTAAGCCTCTTGTCCTCTGATTCCGCTCCCCGCGACGAATACTTATATCGTCCCGAAGCGTCAAGAACCTTGAATATACGCAGTTCCTTTATATCTCTCGATATAGTTGCCTGAGTGACCAAAAAGCCTTCGTCCTTCAGTCTTTGGGCAAGCTCTTCCTGCGTCTCAACGCTGTATTTGTCTATAAGCTCCAAAATTTTAAGCTGTCGTTTGTTTTTCAAAATGACTACACCCTTTCTCGCAGCTTTTGGCGCAGAATAGTATAAAAATTGCGGTCCTTCACGCGTATAAGCTTAAGCATAAGCTTTGAACGCGATACCTGTACGACGTCTCCTATCATAAGCTTTCCGTATTTATTTCCGTCTGCCGACAGATACGCTTCCCTGTCCCCTTCTCCCGTTACTTTTATCTGAAACGTGGACATTATGGACATAACTATCGGTATGGAAACAAGCGAATGAGGACAAACGGGAGTTATCACAACGCTCGGAGTCCCCGGCTCCATAACGGGGCCGCCCGCGGAAAGCGAATATGCCGTGGAGCCTGTGGGAGTCGCCACTATCATACCGTCGGCGCGGAACTGATTTACAAGTATGCCGTCCGCGTAAAACGACAGATCTACAGGGTGCGCGATCAAACTCTTTGAGATAACTGCTTCGTTCAAAGCCGTTATGCGATTTATCGTTTTGCCGTCTCTTATTACCGAGATATCGAGCATCGCGCGCTCGTCAAA encodes the following:
- a CDS encoding tyrosine--tRNA ligase; protein product: MGIFQELKDRGLIAQVTDEKEIRELVDNGKAIFYIGFDPTADSLHVGHFMALCLMKRLQMAGNKPIVLLGGGTGHVGDPSGRTDMRAMMSYDVIMKNCERFKEQMKKFINFEGENAAIAVNNADWLLDLKYVDLLREVGACFSVNNMLRAECYKQRMEKGLSFLEFNYMIMQSYDFYYLFQKYGCNMQFGGDDQWSNMLGGTELIRRKLGKDAYAMTITLLQNSEGKKMGKTANGAVWLDPEKTPPYDFYQYWRNVDDADVIKCLKMLTFLPLDEIEKLSKLEGKDINRAKETLAFELTELIHGAEEAKKAEEAAKALFAAGGVSDNMPTFELSEGQLKDGQIGILDLLVLSSLAPSKGEARRLVNQGGISVNDEKVTAIDKTVGKSDFKDGFIIVKKGKKTFMKITIN
- the recN gene encoding DNA repair protein RecN, coding for MIYAIHIENVALIESLDIDFSGGMNVLTGETGAGKSIIIDSINMLLGGRTPRELIRTGKKSAFVSAIIGSLPESAAERMAEAGISPDEDGRILVEREIFGDGKNSVRINSRPTTLLVLKSIMPYIINIHGQHDASSLLDEKRHLTLLDRFSKDKTVSAHYLDTYKKYKALEKEYNALDMDEHEKMRRVDYLKFCIEEIEAAELTPGEDEQLAAQKRKFSNAKKFVSAIESAYDLLYGGENGAVSAYNAAYEAKNELMILARDDEETQKLAERIESVCLEIEDIAMSAASKKDEFDFSDEDIDDIIARQDEISRLKRKYAGSIEDILAFLEECKNKLDDIVFADAKRERLKGELNEARKELVASAQKLSALRSKTAKRLEAEITDKLTYLDMAKVRFKADIKTAEDVCDFTQSGADVLEFLISPNPGEALKPLAKIASGGELSRIMLAMISVLFESEPTGTLVFDEIDAGISGRAAVKVANALYEISGYKQVLCVTHLAQLALMADSHYYIEKSTDGKTTRTTVKELSDVERASEIARITGTDKITTLSLVNAREMLSMAERTKEDIRKTKTKK
- the argR gene encoding arginine repressor, producing the protein MKNKRQLKILELIDKYSVETQEELAQRLKDEGFLVTQATISRDIKELRIFKVLDASGRYKYSSRGAESEDKRLKKLEAIFRECVTNIDCAGNMVVIKTLTGLASGAAAAIDSMNISQILGTLAGDDTIFVVFRSDDDAVKFSKEQAARLKE
- a CDS encoding NAD(+)/NADH kinase; amino-acid sequence: MKRAFIIPNTGKLKWREAVLSITKTIEEAGGEVYLDPMHKTEVGASDIKYAPLNKVKGKIDLIITLGGDGTLIAASAEAASADIPMLGINIGNLGYLVELEIDETEELKKVFAGRFEFDERAMLDISVIRDGKTINRITALNEAVISKSLIAHPVDLSFYADGILVNQFRADGMIVATPTGSTAYSLSAGGPVMEPGTPSVVITPVCPHSLVSIPIVMSIMSTFQIKVTGEGDREAYLSADGNKYGKLMIGDVVQVSRSKLMLKLIRVKDRNFYTILRQKLRERV